The proteins below come from a single Candidatus Methylomirabilis limnetica genomic window:
- a CDS encoding type IV pilus twitching motility protein PilT, whose protein sequence is MNLHEMLKEMFDRGASDLHLTVGVPPMLRVHGRILPLGDVPLAPAETKSLAYSVLTDAQKRQFEEEKELDLSFGIKDLSRFRANLYNQRGAVGMAIRAIPYAIRPFEELGLPKIVADLCEKPKGLILVTGATGSGKSTTLATMIDKINSEHHEHIVTIEDPIEFLHHHKSCIVNQREVHSDTQSFAEALRRVLRQDPDKVLIGEMRDLETIAAALTIAETGHLTFATLHTSSAVETINRVIDVFPANQQPQIRAQLSFVLEGVLCQALVPKSNGQGRVLVLEVMIPNPAIRNLIREDKIHQIYSTMQAGQDKFGMQTMNQSLLGHYLRRNITLEEAMLRSSLPDELTQMIQRAQQKSRV, encoded by the coding sequence ATGAATCTGCACGAGATGTTGAAGGAGATGTTTGATCGCGGCGCCTCCGATCTTCACCTGACCGTGGGCGTCCCACCGATGTTGCGCGTACACGGCCGAATCTTGCCTCTTGGGGATGTGCCACTGGCCCCAGCAGAAACGAAAAGCTTGGCCTATAGCGTCCTGACTGACGCCCAGAAACGGCAGTTTGAAGAAGAGAAAGAGCTCGACCTCTCCTTCGGAATTAAGGACTTGAGCAGGTTCCGCGCCAATCTCTATAATCAGCGAGGAGCCGTAGGGATGGCAATCCGAGCCATCCCATACGCTATTCGCCCCTTCGAGGAATTGGGCCTGCCCAAGATTGTGGCCGATCTCTGTGAGAAGCCGAAGGGGCTCATCCTCGTCACCGGAGCGACCGGCTCCGGGAAATCGACCACGCTGGCCACCATGATTGATAAGATCAACTCTGAGCACCATGAGCACATCGTCACCATCGAAGACCCCATCGAATTCCTGCACCATCATAAAAGCTGCATCGTGAACCAGCGCGAGGTTCACTCCGACACCCAATCGTTTGCGGAGGCATTGAGAAGAGTCCTGAGGCAGGATCCCGACAAGGTCCTCATCGGAGAGATGCGGGACCTGGAGACAATTGCTGCGGCCCTCACTATCGCAGAAACCGGGCACCTGACGTTCGCGACGCTGCATACCAGCTCGGCCGTGGAAACCATCAACCGAGTCATCGACGTCTTTCCCGCAAATCAGCAGCCGCAAATCCGCGCCCAGCTCTCCTTCGTCCTGGAAGGAGTGCTCTGCCAGGCGCTTGTCCCCAAGAGCAATGGCCAGGGGCGTGTGCTCGTATTGGAGGTCATGATCCCGAACCCTGCTATCCGCAATCTGATTCGAGAAGACAAGATCCACCAGATCTACTCCACGATGCAAGCCGGCCAAGATAAATTCGGGATGCAGACGATGAACCAGTCGCTCCTTGGGCATTATTTGAGGCGGAACATCACACTGGAAGAGGCGATGCTCAGGAGCTCATTGCCTGACGAACTGACCCAGATGATCCAGCGGGCGCAGCAAAAAAGCAGGGTCTAG
- a CDS encoding shikimate dehydrogenase codes for MRFTAAAKVFVLFGDPVEHSLSPAMQNAALQAAGIDGLYIPWRVKSADLPTAFESLRGMENFGGANVTLPHKEQAAVLVDTLTKEAASVGAVNTVVARGGRLLGANTDGQGFLRSLHEEADYLPRGKPAVILGAGGAARAVSVGLAEAGAEEIVIVNRTIERAQSLAEFVNRETGVSAVGLGLDDPRMPARVRNCALMVNTTSVGLSPSDPPSIDPSLLQPGMLVYDLIYRPLETALLREATKRGCQVMGGLGMLLYQGALAFELWTGQKPSEEAMRQALVAAIA; via the coding sequence ATGAGATTTACTGCCGCAGCAAAGGTGTTCGTCCTCTTCGGTGATCCTGTGGAGCATAGCCTCTCGCCGGCTATGCAGAACGCCGCACTCCAGGCGGCCGGAATCGATGGCCTCTATATTCCATGGCGGGTGAAGAGCGCCGACTTGCCGACCGCATTCGAGTCACTTCGCGGGATGGAAAACTTCGGCGGCGCGAATGTCACGCTTCCCCACAAGGAGCAGGCCGCCGTGTTGGTCGATACCCTGACAAAAGAGGCCGCCTCGGTGGGCGCGGTCAATACGGTTGTTGCCAGAGGCGGTCGTCTACTCGGAGCCAATACTGATGGACAGGGGTTTCTCCGATCGCTTCATGAGGAGGCGGATTATCTCCCGCGCGGGAAGCCTGCTGTCATCCTTGGGGCAGGCGGGGCGGCACGGGCTGTATCCGTCGGCCTGGCCGAGGCTGGCGCTGAAGAGATCGTTATTGTCAACCGGACCATCGAGCGAGCGCAGTCGCTGGCTGAGTTCGTGAACCGGGAAACCGGGGTCTCGGCCGTCGGACTGGGACTTGACGATCCTCGGATGCCGGCCAGGGTGAGAAACTGTGCCCTGATGGTCAATACCACATCGGTTGGGCTCAGCCCTTCAGATCCTCCGTCGATCGACCCGAGCCTTCTTCAGCCCGGGATGCTGGTGTACGATCTGATCTACCGGCCACTGGAGACTGCGTTGCTACGAGAGGCAACGAAGCGGGGGTGTCAGGTTATGGGTGGACTGGGGATGTTGCTGTACCAGGGCGCCTTGGCCTTCGAGCTGTGGACCGGGCAAAAGCCTTCAGAGGAGGCTATGCGGCAAGCCCTCGTTGCTGCGATTGCTTGA
- a CDS encoding two-component system sensor histidine kinase NtrB, whose product MFSTETLSTEEAALRRQIKWLIGLRLLVAFLFLGSAGLLALREHPPFALTPLFVFIACACLLTVLYLRALNRTTRLRRLCGLQVWIDVVLVTALVHYTGGIESLFAFVYIFPVLAAAILLSRRSSLLLAGGSTILYGVLINLQLYGLTNRAQFLSTGSTAHDPAYALLQLFVNSVTFFLVALLGSQLAGRLKEAGRELEERRIDLRNLRTLHQDVVEQIPSGIVTLDLEGKIVSLNQSAQRIIGITAEQIRDKSWRETPFGEIKQLETFFSAPTPTFGGLSQEFEIKRQDGQSIPVGINLTPLKSSEGRLVGLVGIFQDLTEWKKTEARLRQADRLAAAGQLAAGLAHEVRNPLAAISGCIELMKEAGTAKPQLLDIVLREAERLKLVTGQFLDFAKPTLASQKRCNLVALVAEAVLLLEKSCDSAHPVTFSIQREAEEVMAAGDPDQLKQALWNLGLNAIQAMQMGGQLSFAIRRHGSTNGDGWVAIELTDTGRGISPGELKRIFDPFYTTRPGGTGLGLAITQKIIDNIGGRIEVISKEGSGSTFRVLLKQAPDEQT is encoded by the coding sequence ATGTTCAGCACAGAAACGCTTTCGACGGAAGAGGCCGCGCTGAGACGACAGATCAAGTGGCTGATCGGCCTCCGGCTCCTCGTCGCATTCCTGTTTTTAGGCTCAGCAGGCCTCCTCGCCCTCCGGGAACATCCTCCCTTCGCACTTACCCCCCTCTTTGTCTTCATCGCCTGCGCCTGCCTTCTCACCGTCCTCTATTTGCGCGCGCTGAACCGCACCACGCGGCTGAGGCGGCTCTGTGGCCTGCAGGTCTGGATCGACGTCGTCCTGGTCACTGCCCTGGTGCACTATACCGGCGGGATCGAGAGTCTCTTTGCGTTTGTCTACATCTTTCCGGTCCTGGCCGCGGCCATCCTCCTGTCCCGACGATCGAGCCTGTTGCTCGCCGGCGGAAGCACTATTCTCTATGGAGTACTAATTAATCTCCAGCTCTATGGACTTACGAATCGGGCGCAATTCCTCTCCACGGGAAGCACCGCGCACGATCCCGCATACGCGCTCTTGCAGCTCTTCGTCAACAGCGTGACGTTTTTTCTTGTGGCTCTCCTGGGCAGCCAACTTGCCGGGCGGCTCAAAGAGGCGGGTCGCGAGCTGGAAGAGCGACGGATCGACCTCCGCAATCTGCGGACCCTTCACCAGGACGTCGTCGAGCAAATCCCGAGCGGGATCGTGACGCTGGACCTCGAGGGGAAGATCGTGTCGTTGAACCAGAGCGCGCAAAGGATCATCGGCATCACGGCCGAACAGATACGAGATAAGAGCTGGCGAGAGACCCCTTTTGGAGAGATCAAGCAACTTGAGACGTTCTTCTCTGCCCCCACACCCACCTTTGGCGGACTCTCCCAGGAGTTTGAGATTAAGCGTCAGGATGGCCAATCTATCCCGGTCGGGATCAACCTGACACCGCTGAAGTCGTCTGAGGGCAGGCTCGTAGGTCTCGTGGGCATCTTTCAGGACCTGACGGAATGGAAAAAGACGGAGGCCAGGCTTCGCCAAGCCGACCGGCTTGCGGCGGCGGGACAACTGGCGGCCGGACTGGCGCACGAAGTCAGGAATCCCTTGGCCGCGATCAGCGGCTGTATTGAGCTGATGAAGGAAGCTGGAACGGCCAAGCCTCAACTGCTCGATATTGTTCTTCGCGAGGCCGAGCGATTGAAATTGGTGACGGGGCAGTTTTTGGATTTTGCCAAGCCGACCCTGGCATCACAGAAGCGGTGCAATCTCGTGGCGTTGGTCGCAGAGGCGGTCTTGCTCTTGGAAAAGAGTTGCGATAGCGCCCACCCAGTGACCTTTTCCATTCAGCGGGAGGCCGAGGAGGTTATGGCTGCAGGTGATCCTGATCAGTTAAAACAGGCGCTTTGGAACCTTGGGCTCAACGCGATTCAGGCCATGCAGATGGGCGGGCAGCTCAGCTTTGCCATCCGCCGTCATGGATCTACAAACGGCGACGGCTGGGTGGCGATTGAGTTGACTGATACAGGACGGGGGATCTCGCCAGGAGAGCTCAAACGGATCTTTGATCCATTCTATACGACGAGGCCTGGCGGTACAGGCCTTGGGCTTGCCATTACGCAGAAGATCATCGACAATATCGGCGGTCGGATCGAGGTGATCAGTAAAGAGGGGAGCGGGTCAACCTTCAGGGTCTTGCTCAAACAGGCCCCGGATGAACAGACCTAA
- a CDS encoding type II secretion system F family protein — protein MPIFAYRGRSQAGLVVAGKMEAKTMEAVVAGLRQQRIFPISVKPQSKSIELNIPGFGRKVKEKELTVFTRQLATMMDAGLALVQCLDTLASQQENKQFKKTLTEVREDVEGGSTFAAALKRHPTAFNSLYANMVEAGEAGGLLDTILNRLAVYIEKAMTLRRKVKGALIYPSTIVTVAIGVVIFLLVFVIPTFVKLFEGAKVELPLPTRIVMELSRLVQTYILAILGLFIAGIFGVRLSYRTETGRRTVDGLLLRIPVFGPLLRKVAVAKFTRTLGTLIASGVPILDGLDITAKTAGNKVVEEAIMKTRVSITEGKTIADPLKASKVFPPMVVQMISVGEQAGALDSMLEKIADFYDAEVDQAVANLTALIEPILMVFLGVVVGGMIVAMYLPIFKMVTVIGK, from the coding sequence ATGCCGATTTTTGCCTATCGCGGACGAAGTCAAGCGGGCCTGGTGGTTGCCGGGAAGATGGAGGCCAAGACCATGGAGGCAGTGGTTGCGGGGCTCCGCCAACAACGGATCTTTCCGATTTCCGTCAAGCCGCAGTCTAAGTCGATCGAGCTCAATATTCCCGGATTCGGCAGGAAGGTGAAGGAGAAAGAATTGACCGTTTTCACCCGCCAGCTTGCCACCATGATGGACGCCGGACTCGCCCTGGTGCAATGTCTGGATACCTTGGCATCCCAACAGGAGAATAAACAGTTCAAGAAAACCCTCACCGAGGTCAGAGAGGATGTGGAGGGGGGCTCGACCTTCGCGGCAGCCCTCAAACGCCATCCGACGGCATTCAATTCGCTGTACGCCAACATGGTTGAGGCGGGCGAGGCCGGAGGGCTGCTCGACACGATCCTGAACCGCCTGGCGGTGTACATTGAGAAAGCAATGACCCTTAGGCGGAAAGTCAAAGGGGCCCTGATCTATCCCAGCACGATCGTGACGGTTGCCATCGGTGTCGTCATCTTTCTGCTAGTCTTCGTCATTCCGACCTTCGTGAAGTTGTTCGAGGGGGCAAAGGTCGAGCTTCCCCTGCCAACTCGAATTGTCATGGAGCTGAGTCGCCTCGTTCAGACATATATCCTGGCCATTCTCGGCCTCTTCATCGCAGGGATCTTTGGAGTTCGGCTCAGTTATAGAACGGAGACGGGTAGGAGGACTGTTGATGGGCTACTTCTGCGGATCCCGGTATTCGGACCGCTATTACGGAAGGTGGCAGTTGCAAAGTTTACGCGGACCCTTGGGACATTGATCGCCAGCGGGGTCCCCATTCTTGACGGACTGGATATCACGGCGAAAACCGCCGGGAACAAGGTTGTGGAAGAGGCGATCATGAAGACCCGCGTGAGTATCACTGAAGGGAAGACCATCGCCGATCCCTTGAAGGCCTCCAAGGTCTTCCCGCCCATGGTCGTACAGATGATCAGCGTTGGGGAACAGGCCGGGGCGCTGGACTCGATGTTGGAGAAGATTGCCGATTTCTACGATGCCGAGGTCGATCAAGCGGTCGCAAATCTGACCGCCCTGATTGAGCCGATACTGATGGTGTTCCTCGGAGTGGTCGTGGGCGGCATGATCGTGGCGATGTATCTGCCCATCTTCAAGATGGTGACGGTGATAGGAAAATGA
- the pilB gene encoding type IV-A pilus assembly ATPase PilB: protein MAQVRVGEMLLKANLITPEQLDQALAKQKTTGGRIGVVLAKLGYIDEDEIASCLGRQYGVPSVDLNTIKIDPLVLNLISGEVARKHQIVPLSWSGSSLTVAMADPSDFGAIDELRFITGHNIQPMVAPKATIQNTLNRYYNSAEVAQGLVKDFQQTELVSDEPNRGETNLAELYRSTEDAPVVKLVNLILTDAINKGASDIHMEPYEKAFRIRFRLDGILYEVMSPPTTLHAAVISRIKIMAQLDIAERRIPQDGRIKVKMQKRELDLRISTVPTLFGEKVVMRLLDRASIELDMSKLGLEPEELVRLEKAILAPHGMILVTGPTGSGKTTTLYSVLNRLNSLGTNIMTAEDPIEYNLTGINQAQVKPDIGLTFASLLRSFLRQDPDIIMVGEIRDAETAEIAIKAALTGHLVLSTVHTNDAISTVGRLISMGVPAYLVSASLNLLLAQRLVRRLCAECRTEVKVPVSTLTDIGFSPQEAKTLTCYQGKGCNACRDTGYRGRIGLYEVVLLNEQIREAILNGASISELRLLQAKYGMRRLEESGLQKIREGVTTVAEVVRVTSFF, encoded by the coding sequence ATGGCACAGGTACGAGTGGGCGAGATGCTGCTGAAGGCCAACCTGATCACGCCCGAGCAGTTAGATCAGGCCCTCGCAAAGCAGAAGACTACCGGCGGGCGGATTGGAGTGGTTCTCGCCAAGCTCGGGTATATCGACGAGGATGAGATCGCATCGTGTCTAGGCCGCCAGTATGGGGTGCCGTCCGTTGATCTGAACACGATCAAGATCGATCCTCTTGTCCTCAATCTCATTTCTGGCGAGGTGGCTCGTAAGCATCAGATCGTCCCTCTGAGTTGGTCCGGGAGCAGCCTTACGGTTGCTATGGCGGACCCGTCCGACTTCGGTGCCATCGATGAACTCAGATTCATCACCGGCCACAACATACAACCGATGGTCGCCCCGAAAGCCACGATCCAGAATACCCTCAATAGATACTATAACTCTGCCGAAGTCGCCCAGGGCTTGGTCAAGGACTTTCAGCAAACGGAGCTGGTGAGCGACGAGCCGAATCGTGGGGAAACTAATCTGGCCGAGCTGTATCGATCCACCGAAGACGCCCCGGTGGTGAAGCTGGTCAACCTCATCCTGACCGACGCGATCAACAAGGGCGCCTCTGATATTCACATGGAGCCCTACGAGAAGGCATTCCGGATTCGCTTCAGACTCGACGGCATCCTCTATGAGGTGATGTCCCCGCCCACAACGCTGCACGCCGCGGTCATCTCTCGCATCAAGATCATGGCGCAATTGGATATTGCTGAACGGCGCATACCTCAGGACGGGCGGATCAAGGTCAAGATGCAAAAGCGGGAGCTGGACCTTCGGATCTCTACAGTCCCGACGCTGTTCGGCGAGAAGGTGGTCATGCGACTTTTGGACCGCGCGAGCATCGAATTGGACATGAGCAAGCTCGGGCTCGAGCCTGAGGAGCTGGTCAGGCTCGAAAAGGCCATCCTCGCCCCGCACGGCATGATCCTGGTGACCGGCCCGACCGGGAGCGGGAAGACGACCACGCTGTATTCGGTGCTCAACCGGCTCAACAGTCTCGGCACCAACATCATGACCGCAGAAGACCCGATCGAATACAACCTGACCGGGATCAACCAGGCTCAGGTAAAGCCGGATATCGGCCTGACCTTTGCGTCCCTACTCAGGTCGTTCCTCCGACAAGACCCGGATATCATCATGGTGGGAGAGATCCGCGATGCCGAGACGGCCGAGATCGCGATCAAGGCCGCCCTGACCGGCCACCTGGTGCTGAGCACAGTCCATACCAACGACGCGATCAGTACGGTGGGGCGGCTTATCAGCATGGGCGTGCCGGCGTATCTGGTGAGCGCCTCGCTCAACCTGCTGCTCGCCCAGCGTCTGGTCCGACGACTCTGCGCGGAGTGCCGGACGGAGGTCAAGGTTCCCGTCTCAACCCTCACGGACATCGGTTTCAGTCCGCAGGAGGCGAAGACTCTGACCTGCTATCAGGGAAAGGGGTGTAACGCCTGTCGTGACACCGGCTATCGGGGCAGGATCGGCCTCTACGAGGTAGTGCTGCTAAACGAACAGATTCGGGAGGCGATCCTGAATGGCGCCTCCATCAGTGAGCTTCGTCTGCTTCAAGCCAAGTACGGGATGAGGCGCCTGGAGGAGAGCGGCCTGCAAAAGATTCGGGAAGGCGTCACCACCGTCGCGGAGGTCGTTCGGGTCACCAGTTTCTTTTAA